GCCCGGTTGATGGTACAACGAGACCTTTAtctcttttatttcttcttcctgaaGAGGACTAGTCGGGTTTAACTGCCGCACTCCAAGTTGTGGGGTGCGTTTGCGAAACAGAGGCCTCCTGTTAAGATCTGATCACGCCGCTCCGTCCTCCGTGCGGGCTGTGTGGTGACGGCGAAGGTGGTAGTTGGCGATGGTAGGCTGGTGATGCTGCATTTTCGGGACGGAATTTCAGCTTCTACATTCCCCGGTTCCTCCTGGAAGGAAAGGCCAGTCGGATTTCACTGCCCACTCAGGCCGCGTTTCTCCAGGCTGTGGGTCACGCAGGAGCCGGCGTCCTGGCTGAGATATAAATAGGAGCTGATTTCAGCGGGTCGGCGGTGGCGGAGCTCCCCAGCCCCGCGCGCCCGTCACGTTGCCGCTGTCTGACAGGCGGAAGCTCAGGCGCTCCCACATGACGCGGCGGGCGGGCCCGCGCGGGCTGCGCCTCGGGAAAGCGGGAGCGAGCGGTACGGAAAAGGTTCGCTGCCCGCTAGTGCGCCAGCGGTAGAGCTCCGGCAGCAGGGTCAGCCGGGGTGATTGCGCGGCAGCTGGTTTCCCACAGGTCGTAGATGCCCTTAGCGGAAACGCAGGTGCCACCCGAGACACCTTTCAGAGGCTGGGAAAGGGCATCCTCCTGGGTGTTGGAAACAGTGGCTTGACTTTTCCATTAGGGGCGTGCGTTTCAGGTATTGCAAGAACGTGCTTATAAAGGGGATGCAGTATTTGAGGGGGGGGTTAGCTTAGTACTGGCATTATCAGCTATAGATAAATTTAGTAAGTAGTGAAAGGTGTTTGCAGCACAGTAATTTGAAAGGGAAGCGAGGCAGTCGAGGTGTGTGGTGACAGTATGTTAGCACTTTAAACTCACCAGCTTATTGGGCAGAAGTACAGGCTTTCTGTTACAAGGGGACAGACTACAACGATTTTCTTTTAAATCTCTAGGTGAGTCGTGGTTTCTTATGGCTTCTCTTGCTTGGTGTGCTGATGGCTGTAAAACTGGCAGAATAAACTGAAACTATCTTATAGTTCTTTATAAAACCTTCTAGATATAAGTACTTGTACCTGGAAAATAAGATGCAAGCAGATAAATTTTGCTTGTTTAATTTTTCATACTCTTGTTCTACTTTCATCTCAGAAATTGTTTAACCGGACAAAGAAAACTAATGCTTGCAGTTGTCATACTAGTGGAACATTACTATGTGTAGTGTgggattttttaattaaaagaaataatGGAATGACTTTGCTTTTGGCACTTTTCACTTCTTGCAAGCATTGGCAGACAGGTGTCTTACATTGTTACTATTCTTGAACAGAAAGTTGGCAGTCCAGATATTGCACTAAAATTTATCCAGGTGCCATGTACAGTGCTTCTAACAAATGCAAAGTTTGGGAGGACAAGTGCAATATTGTTGTGTCCTTGCTTTGTAACAGACTGCTTGATTACTGTGTTCCAGTTTTGTGGCTTTTAGGAGTTCGGGGTGTGGTTGCTGTTCATTTTTTCTGCTAACTTGGCTTTGCAGAGTTTAGTAGTGAAGGTGAAGTATTTTTATTCTTATGCAGCTTATAGCAGAGAGTTAACATTGTCTGCCTTGGGGAGGTGCAGAAGTCCTGCTATAACTCAGGCAAGGATTTAATTGAGGTATTTTTTTAGTGTGTAGAATGCATAGTATAACATATTTAACAGTTTGAAATTGTTCTGTTTAAAGAATAAGACATTCTGAATTTAGGAGTGCTCTTTATCTGTTGAATGACCCTTTGTAAACACGTTGTTGTAAGTAGTACTTGGTATTTGGTTTCACACACAATTTAAGCAGTGTTTTGGAAACTCCTTCAAAAAATAGGAACACAGACCTTGAATGGTTGCTACCAATGCTTCAAGGATTCTTAATGTGAGAGTAGGAGCTGCTAATAGTGAAATTGGCATCAAAATCATGCAAAATCAACATTACTGAAAAATGGGGAGGGTCTGCTGGAATTTTGGGGGGAAATAAGCTATATTATCTGCCAGACTTTTTAATAGCTGTTAGCTTGGTCTTGCTTGTTCTGCATATCCCTGTTCATGCTCAGGGACTGGTAATGAAGAGCTTTCGTGGCTGTCAGATTTGGTCATAACCTGCATATGCAGCTCAATGCTCAACAAGTATTTTATTTCTCAATGTTGGTATGATGacactttttcttctctcagatTCATAATGATACTGCTTAGCAATGGAATGGCAGTATTGAATGGTGTATTAACATCCATATAGCCCTCTTTAAGAATGCTGATATCACTTCTAAGGGGCTGAGTGAACAGGCATACTTCAATTCTATAACCTTTTAATTGATTTTGGTGACATGCCAGCTTCTAATGCAGTTCTTTGGTTTTATTTACAGCATCGAGATGACTCAGGAGACAAACCAGACCCCAGGGCCCATGCTGTGTAGTACAGGATGTGGATTTTATGGAAATCCTAGAACAAATGGGATGTGTTCTGTCTGCTACAAAGAGCATCTTCAGCGACAGCAGAATAGTGGTAGAATCAGCCCAATGGGTAAGGATGtgttttactctttttttaaGAAAACACGTACATGACGTGTAGGGAATCCCAGAACATTTTTTTAAGGAACTTTTGAAAGCTGTATACTAGACTCAAAGAATATCAAAGAGAATACTGTTTTAAATCACAATGaagttaaaaatacatttctttGTAGTGTTATGGTCTGCTTGGCATTCAGCCATGACTTGGTTCTCACTTAGCCTCCTCTGTTAGTGTATTCTGATACAGTCTTGGTGTTTTGCTTTATGACAGAGACTGACTTTagcatgcagcagcagtgaagatGATATGCAAGACATACAGTGCATATAGTTTATAACTGTATATGATTAacatatatgtgtatgtattaGACTAACATATTCTACAATTTGTTCATAACTATTTTTTCAATTTTTGTTACCTAGGAACAAACAGTGGTTCAAACAGTCCTACCTCAGACTCTGCATCTGTTCAGAGAGCAGACACTAGCTTAAACAACTGTGaagatgctgctggcagcacatctGAAAAATCAAGGTAAGATGTTACTGGTTTGAGGTCAGAAGGCCTGCAACAATCCTGCCCTATTCcagtgcatatctgcaagccaTAAAGGGAAAGTCTACGTGACTTTGCTTTGAGCCTTGGAcagtctggagagctggacaaAGAGGAGTCTAGTGAGGTTCAATGAGGATAAGTGTAGAGACTTAACCTCATTGAACCTCAGTAATAAGCTGCAGCAGTAATaagctgcagcagtacaggctaggaggtgatctgctggagaggagccttgtcgagaaggatctgggagttCTGGTAGACAAAGTTATCCATGGGATAGcagtgtgtccttgtggccaagaaggccagtggaatcctggggtgcattaagaagagtgctTTAGAGAGACCCCACCTATAATACTGCACTCAGTTCTGAGtgccccagttgaagagggacaggggtctactggagtccagcagagggctacaaggatgattaagggaccgGAGAGACTTGGGCcttcttagtctggagagaaaaagactgagaggggatctaataaatacatataaatAAGAGGGCTGGGTgtaaagaaggaagggacagcctcttctcatttctgccttgtgacagggcaagaggcagtggatgtcagctacagcacaggaagttcaaCCTTAAtgtgaggaagagcttctttactgtaagggttacaGGGCACTGGGACAGACATcccagggacattgtggagtctccttctctggaggctttaagacccttctggatgcattcttatGTGACTTGCACTAGGTTATGATTCTGATGTGCCAGCATGgctggacttgaagatcttcagaggtcccttcctacaactaacatcctgtgatcctgtaatctgTCAATGAGAAATTATTAAATACTTGGTGTTGAACAGCTGTATTTTCAGTGAATGTTTTTGATTTATATGAAGATGGAACCTTGATTATTTTATTCTAGGGGAACTTAAAGTAAACCATGAGTATATTAGTACTGTCAGGAGCATGTTTTGATAGTAATTGTACTATCAGAGTAGTAATGGATTTGGACTTGTTAAGCTTTTATTATGCTGAATATGTGTTTTGCTGCATTCTTAAACAGAAACGTGCCTGTTGCCTCTTTACCTGTAACGCAGCAAATGACAGAAATGAGCATTTCAAGAGACGAAAAAGTAACACCAAAAACAGAGACTGAGCCAGGTATGTTTACAGAGTAACAGTGAGTACAACTGTTGACTTAAGGGAGGGGGAGTGTTTACCTTCTAGTAGATATTTCCTGTAGTTGTGATGGTCTTGAACTGTTAAGATGGTTATTGAAGATGCTTTAAGTAGTGTCCTCAGAATCAACTAAAAGGACTAATTTCAGGAGGCTTTTAAGATGCATTTTCAGTGTGAAAAAAATGACGCCTGTGAGGTAGTTTTGGCTCTCAAACTTTagtttttaaaagcaaagcaatCTAAACTTCCATTTGGGCAAGGTGTTTAATTTTGAAGCCAAAATACTGAGTTTTCTATAGTTTATGTAGCAGTAAACTTCCTTCTGACTCTCAGCAGTCAAAATAGTTTGCCATGTTTGGAGAACTGACTTACTAAATTCCATTCAACTGAGTGAGGCTGTAGGGGAAAGGAACATGTGGTTTGAAAACACAAAAGCTGTTTAGAGTTCTTGAACTAATTGAATAATCAGGAGATATAACTAAAGTGTTATTCTG
Above is a window of Pogoniulus pusillus isolate bPogPus1 chromosome Z, bPogPus1.pri, whole genome shotgun sequence DNA encoding:
- the ZFAND5 gene encoding AN1-type zinc finger protein 5 is translated as MTQETNQTPGPMLCSTGCGFYGNPRTNGMCSVCYKEHLQRQQNSGRISPMGTNSGSNSPTSDSASVQRADTSLNNCEDAAGSTSEKSRNVPVASLPVTQQMTEMSISRDEKVTPKTETEPVVTQPSPSVSQPTTLQSEERAPELPKPKKNRCFMCRKKVGLTGFDCRCGNLFCGLHRYSDKHNCPYDYKAEAAAKIRKENPVVVAEKIQRI